In Stenotrophomonas sp. ASS1, the following proteins share a genomic window:
- a CDS encoding DUF72 domain-containing protein, with protein sequence MTATARPAEIRCGIGGWVFPEWRGGVFYPVGLPQREELAHASRALRCIEINGTFYRTPTAAQCTQWAAQTPDGFRFSMKAPRYLVQRRDLSSTVEAAAPFLQAAIALGDRLGPLLWQFDPRHPADTDALGALMAQLPKQLEGVTLQHALEVRNAEAHGPALVAAARRHGVALVIEDSDEAPLHGDVSAGFVYARIKRSQARLNEGLPAPVQQRWAERALHWSRGEPVDDLPCLAAPAPSEPREVYLLCIGAGKARNPAAAMALQRRVDGASNSSRG encoded by the coding sequence GTGACCGCGACCGCCCGTCCGGCGGAGATCCGCTGCGGCATCGGTGGCTGGGTGTTTCCCGAATGGCGCGGCGGCGTTTTCTACCCCGTGGGCCTGCCGCAGCGTGAAGAACTGGCCCACGCCAGCCGCGCCCTGCGCTGCATCGAAATCAACGGCACCTTCTACCGCACGCCAACAGCGGCGCAGTGCACGCAGTGGGCCGCACAGACACCCGACGGTTTCCGGTTTTCGATGAAGGCACCACGCTACCTGGTGCAGCGCCGCGACCTCTCCAGTACGGTGGAAGCGGCCGCGCCCTTCCTGCAGGCGGCGATTGCACTCGGTGACCGGCTCGGGCCGTTGCTGTGGCAGTTCGATCCGCGCCATCCGGCCGATACCGATGCATTGGGTGCCCTGATGGCGCAGCTGCCGAAGCAACTGGAAGGGGTGACGCTGCAGCATGCGCTGGAGGTCCGCAACGCCGAGGCACATGGCCCGGCACTGGTTGCTGCCGCCCGTCGACACGGCGTGGCGCTGGTGATCGAGGACAGCGACGAGGCGCCACTACACGGCGATGTCAGTGCCGGCTTCGTCTACGCCAGGATCAAGCGCAGCCAGGCCCGCTTGAACGAGGGTCTGCCGGCACCCGTGCAGCAGCGCTGGGCCGAACGCGCGCTCCACTGGTCACGCGGCGAACCGGTGGACGACCTGCCCTGCCTGGCCGCGCCGGCACCGTCAGAGCCGCGCGAGGTCTACCTGCTGTGCATTGGTGCGGGCAAGGCACGCAACCCGGCGGCGGCGATGGCCCTGCAGCGGCGGGTAGATGGGGCCAGCAATTCCTCACGCGGATAG
- a CDS encoding VOC family protein — MGGNGQPSNGSTIIPCLRYRDAQAAIDWLQRAFGFHAQAVYADGDTVFHAQLTFGTGMIMLGSADKESEWSQHAAMPDEVGGRQTQNACVIVTDADAHYARAKAAGARIVIDIADQDYGGRGYACADPEGYLWWFGSYDPWRADHGQ, encoded by the coding sequence ATGGGCGGGAACGGCCAACCGAGCAACGGCTCCACCATCATTCCATGCCTGCGCTATCGCGACGCGCAGGCCGCCATCGACTGGCTGCAGCGCGCCTTCGGCTTCCATGCCCAGGCCGTCTACGCCGATGGCGATACGGTCTTCCATGCACAGCTGACCTTCGGCACCGGCATGATCATGCTCGGCTCGGCCGACAAGGAAAGCGAGTGGAGCCAGCATGCGGCGATGCCTGATGAGGTCGGCGGCCGCCAGACCCAGAACGCCTGCGTGATCGTCACCGATGCCGATGCGCACTATGCACGGGCCAAGGCCGCCGGTGCCCGCATTGTCATCGACATCGCCGACCAGGACTATGGCGGACGCGGCTACGCCTGCGCCGACCCGGAAGGCTATCTGTGGTGGTTCGGCAGCTACGACCCGTGGCGCGCGGACCACGGCCAGTGA
- a CDS encoding serine hydrolase has protein sequence MKPWIGGAVLLACTTMASAATPAQLQDLDATVERVRAQFDVPGIAVAVVKDGEVVLERGWGVREQGKPEPVQADTLFAIASNTKAFTATSLNLLAEDGKLKMHDKVIDHLPSFRMSDPFVTGQMTIRDLLSHRSGLSLGAGDLLFWPTTSYSNAEVVERLGRVPLKGGFREGYAYDNILYAVAQQVIEHVSGMSYQQFLQTRIFDKVGMAGTRYNADHLKPGDKAAVGHAKYDFKDLRTVAPLTWSNNAGAGGIYSSAHDMARWMQVQLDEGKLADGTALFSDKSQQQMWRMITPQSIPAPSVPELAPARANFAGYGEGWSLSDYRGQKLVWHTGGWPGMVSRLTLVPGEKLGVVVLTNQEVGAAFNAITLSVLDAYLGGEKHDWVDAYAKAVAKGQDKADEAWAKHQSARDKGSRPSLALAGYTGTFRDRWYGDMQVSAEGKGLRLRFAKTAQLSGRLEHWQHDTFIVRWDDRSLNADAFVNFSLDPDGKVREVRMQSISDLTDFSFDFQDLLFTPVK, from the coding sequence ATGAAACCCTGGATTGGAGGAGCCGTGCTGCTGGCGTGCACGACCATGGCGAGTGCTGCCACCCCGGCGCAGCTGCAGGACCTGGATGCGACCGTCGAGCGCGTGCGCGCGCAGTTCGACGTGCCCGGCATTGCCGTGGCCGTGGTCAAGGATGGCGAGGTGGTGCTGGAACGCGGCTGGGGCGTGCGCGAGCAGGGCAAGCCGGAACCGGTGCAGGCCGATACGCTGTTTGCCATTGCGTCCAACACCAAGGCGTTCACCGCCACCTCGCTGAACCTGCTGGCCGAGGACGGCAAGCTGAAGATGCACGACAAGGTGATCGACCACCTGCCGTCGTTCCGCATGTCCGATCCGTTCGTGACCGGCCAGATGACGATCCGCGACCTGCTGTCGCATCGCAGCGGACTGAGCCTGGGCGCCGGTGACCTGTTGTTCTGGCCGACCACCTCCTACAGCAATGCCGAAGTGGTGGAACGGCTGGGCAGGGTGCCGCTGAAGGGTGGATTCCGCGAGGGCTATGCGTACGACAACATCCTGTACGCGGTTGCCCAGCAGGTGATCGAGCATGTCTCCGGCATGAGCTACCAGCAGTTCCTGCAGACCCGCATCTTCGACAAGGTGGGCATGGCCGGCACACGCTACAACGCCGATCACCTGAAGCCGGGCGACAAGGCCGCGGTCGGCCACGCCAAGTACGATTTCAAGGACCTGCGTACCGTTGCACCGCTGACCTGGTCGAACAATGCCGGCGCCGGTGGCATCTATTCCAGTGCGCACGACATGGCGCGCTGGATGCAGGTGCAGCTGGACGAAGGCAAGCTGGCCGATGGCACCGCGCTGTTCAGCGACAAGAGCCAGCAGCAGATGTGGCGGATGATCACGCCGCAGTCGATCCCGGCGCCGAGCGTGCCGGAGCTGGCACCGGCGCGGGCCAACTTCGCCGGCTATGGCGAAGGCTGGAGCCTGAGCGACTACCGCGGGCAGAAGCTGGTCTGGCACACCGGTGGCTGGCCGGGCATGGTCTCGCGGCTGACCCTGGTACCGGGCGAGAAACTGGGCGTGGTGGTGCTGACCAATCAGGAAGTGGGCGCGGCGTTCAATGCGATCACCCTGAGCGTGCTCGATGCCTACCTGGGCGGTGAAAAGCATGACTGGGTGGACGCCTATGCCAAGGCCGTGGCCAAGGGACAGGACAAGGCCGACGAGGCGTGGGCCAAGCACCAGAGCGCGCGCGACAAGGGCAGCAGGCCGTCGCTGGCGCTGGCCGGCTACACAGGCACGTTCCGCGACCGCTGGTATGGCGACATGCAGGTCAGTGCCGAGGGCAAGGGACTGCGCCTGCGCTTTGCCAAGACCGCGCAGCTGAGCGGACGCCTGGAGCACTGGCAGCACGACACCTTCATCGTGCGCTGGGACGACCGTTCGCTCAACGCCGACGCGTTCGTGAACTTCAGCCTGGATCCGGACGGCAAGGTGCGCGAGGTGCGCATGCAGTCGATCTCCGACCTGACCGATTTCAGCTTCGATTTCCAGGACCTGCTGTTCACCCCGGTGAAATGA
- the smrA gene encoding multidrug efflux ABC transporter SmrA: MFRWFESLIPVFPPVDGRMPPRKVVPFYLHYLRPVWPVLLATLIAGLLLALVEVAMFDYLGRIVDMVAEQPGGDFFKRHANELGWMLFITVIARPILVGLHNLLVNQAIVPGLSNRSRWLMHNYVVRQSLNFFQNDFAGSVANRVMQTGTSLRESAVQMVDSLWYIVVYTGTALYLFAQADWRLMVPLILWLLAYAVILAYFVPRAKERAWIASEARSKAMGRIVDGYTNIPTLKLFAHGGREQAYVAESIQELAVKHRAQTRITTGMDLTIAIVNGFLIAGTCGLALWLWNGGHITVGAITLATGLVIRIHNMSGWIMWTINGIFEDIGTVQDGITTIAQPLTVQDREDAVPLQVTRGGVHFQDIHFHYGKKGGVIAGLDLVVKPGEKIGLVGPSGAGKSTLVNVLLRLYDLESGRILIDDQDIAHVTQESLRQQIGVVTQDTSLLHRSIRDNLLYGRPDATDEQLHAAVAKARAAAFIDTLVDGQGRRGYDAHVGERGVKLSGGQRQRIAIARVLLKDAPILVLDEATSALDSEVEAAIQDSLDQLMGGKTVIAIAHRLSTIARMDRLVVMDQGRIVETGTHAELIAAGGLYARLWARQTGGFVAADQ; encoded by the coding sequence ATGTTCCGTTGGTTTGAATCCCTGATCCCGGTGTTTCCGCCCGTGGACGGGCGCATGCCGCCGCGCAAGGTGGTGCCGTTCTACCTGCACTACCTGCGCCCGGTGTGGCCGGTGCTGCTGGCCACCCTGATCGCCGGCCTGCTGCTGGCGCTGGTGGAAGTGGCAATGTTCGATTACCTGGGCCGCATCGTCGACATGGTCGCCGAGCAGCCGGGGGGCGATTTCTTCAAGCGCCATGCCAATGAGCTGGGCTGGATGCTGTTCATCACGGTCATCGCGCGGCCGATCCTGGTCGGCCTGCACAACCTGCTGGTCAACCAGGCCATCGTGCCTGGCCTGAGCAACCGCTCGCGCTGGCTGATGCACAACTACGTGGTGCGGCAGAGCCTGAACTTCTTCCAGAACGACTTCGCCGGCAGCGTGGCCAACCGGGTGATGCAGACCGGTACCTCGCTGCGCGAATCGGCAGTGCAGATGGTCGACTCGCTCTGGTACATCGTGGTCTACACCGGCACCGCGCTGTACCTGTTCGCGCAGGCCGACTGGCGGCTGATGGTGCCGTTGATCCTGTGGCTGCTGGCCTATGCAGTGATCCTGGCCTACTTCGTTCCGCGCGCGAAGGAACGCGCATGGATCGCCTCCGAAGCGCGTTCCAAGGCGATGGGCCGCATCGTTGATGGCTACACCAACATTCCCACGTTGAAGCTGTTCGCCCATGGCGGACGCGAGCAGGCCTATGTGGCCGAGTCGATCCAGGAACTGGCGGTCAAGCACCGTGCGCAGACCCGCATCACCACCGGCATGGACCTGACCATCGCCATCGTCAACGGTTTCCTGATTGCCGGTACCTGTGGGCTCGCGCTGTGGCTGTGGAACGGTGGCCACATCACTGTTGGCGCGATCACGCTGGCGACCGGCCTGGTGATCCGCATTCACAACATGTCCGGCTGGATCATGTGGACCATCAACGGCATCTTCGAGGACATCGGCACGGTGCAGGATGGCATCACTACCATCGCCCAGCCGCTGACCGTGCAGGACCGCGAGGATGCGGTGCCGTTGCAGGTGACCCGTGGTGGCGTGCACTTCCAGGACATCCACTTCCACTACGGCAAGAAGGGCGGCGTGATCGCCGGACTGGACCTGGTGGTGAAGCCGGGCGAGAAGATCGGCCTGGTCGGTCCTTCCGGTGCCGGCAAGTCGACCCTGGTCAACGTGCTGCTGCGGCTCTACGACCTGGAAAGCGGCCGCATCCTGATCGACGATCAGGACATCGCCCATGTCACCCAGGAGAGCCTGCGCCAGCAGATCGGCGTGGTCACCCAGGACACCTCGCTGCTGCATCGCTCGATCCGCGACAACCTGCTGTATGGCCGCCCCGATGCCACTGACGAGCAGCTGCATGCCGCTGTGGCCAAGGCGCGCGCCGCAGCCTTCATCGATACGCTGGTGGACGGGCAGGGCCGGCGTGGCTACGACGCGCACGTGGGCGAGCGCGGCGTGAAGCTGTCCGGTGGTCAGCGCCAGCGCATCGCCATCGCCCGCGTGCTGCTGAAGGACGCACCGATCCTGGTGCTGGATGAGGCGACCTCGGCACTGGACTCGGAAGTGGAAGCGGCGATCCAGGACAGCCTGGACCAGCTGATGGGCGGCAAGACGGTGATCGCGATCGCGCATCGGCTGTCGACCATCGCACGCATGGACCGGCTGGTGGTGATGGACCAGGGCCGCATTGTCGAGACCGGCACCCATGCCGAGCTCATTGCGGCCGGTGGCCTGTACGCGCGCTTGTGGGCGCGGCAGACCGGTGGTTTTGTGGCTGCAGACCAGTAG
- the agp gene encoding bifunctional glucose-1-phosphatase/inositol phosphatase → MIRSLRPLLLALALALVLVLALVATAAAAASPSVEGEALEQVILLSRHNLRAPVVASGALANATPERWPSWDVGAGELTNKGGVLEVYMGRYIGQWLRQAKLLPATGCPQPSDFHAHANSLQRTQATAQFFVAGAFPGCHVTVEQRIPLGTMDPLFNPVIHNGDAAFRERALSAMQQAQAASDLAPALAMVEAITRYPQSAACKGHSDCHLALADTTFSTEPGKEPRASGSLALASGLVDALLMEHYQGSGIPREGWGRLTTEAQWQALAQIRNRYQDILFGTPEVARDVAAPLLARINGLFEDPASPKVSLLVGHDSNIGSVLAALGITDYTLPGQYEKTPIGGLLQFERWRDRGAGEVRFRLAYVYPTTAQLRDALPLSDVQPPGRVELALPGCGQNGCSDVQFERVLHRALN, encoded by the coding sequence ATGATTCGTTCTCTACGCCCCCTGCTGCTGGCGCTGGCGCTGGCGCTGGTGCTGGTGCTGGCACTGGTCGCCACTGCCGCAGCCGCTGCATCGCCATCAGTGGAAGGCGAAGCCCTCGAGCAGGTCATCCTTCTCAGCCGCCACAACCTGCGCGCACCGGTGGTGGCATCGGGCGCGTTGGCCAATGCGACTCCGGAGCGCTGGCCGAGCTGGGACGTAGGCGCCGGCGAGCTGACCAACAAGGGCGGCGTGCTGGAGGTCTACATGGGCCGTTACATCGGCCAGTGGCTGCGGCAGGCAAAGTTGCTGCCGGCAACGGGCTGCCCGCAGCCGAGCGACTTCCACGCGCACGCCAACAGCCTGCAGCGCACCCAGGCCACCGCGCAGTTTTTCGTTGCCGGTGCGTTCCCGGGCTGCCACGTGACGGTGGAACAGCGCATTCCGCTGGGCACGATGGATCCGTTGTTCAATCCGGTGATCCACAACGGTGATGCGGCCTTCCGCGAACGCGCGTTGTCGGCGATGCAACAGGCGCAGGCCGCATCGGATCTGGCACCGGCGCTGGCGATGGTGGAGGCGATCACCCGCTACCCGCAGTCGGCGGCATGCAAGGGGCACAGCGACTGCCATCTGGCGCTGGCCGATACCACCTTCAGTACGGAACCGGGCAAGGAGCCTCGCGCGTCCGGATCACTGGCGCTGGCCAGCGGGCTGGTCGATGCCTTGTTGATGGAGCACTACCAGGGCAGTGGCATCCCCCGCGAAGGCTGGGGCCGGTTGACCACCGAGGCGCAATGGCAGGCGCTGGCGCAGATCCGCAACCGCTACCAGGACATCCTGTTCGGAACACCCGAGGTGGCGCGGGACGTGGCCGCGCCGCTTTTGGCAAGAATAAACGGGCTGTTCGAAGATCCGGCGTCACCGAAGGTGAGCCTGCTGGTCGGCCACGATTCCAACATCGGTTCCGTACTGGCGGCGCTGGGAATCACGGACTACACGTTGCCGGGCCAGTATGAGAAGACACCGATCGGCGGCCTGCTGCAGTTTGAACGCTGGCGTGATCGTGGGGCCGGCGAAGTGCGTTTCCGCCTGGCCTACGTCTACCCGACCACCGCGCAACTGCGAGATGCGCTGCCGTTGAGCGATGTACAGCCACCCGGTCGGGTGGAGCTCGCGCTTCCCGGGTGTGGGCAGAATGGATGCAGTGACGTGCAGTTCGAGCGCGTGCTGCATCGCGCGCTGAATTGA
- a CDS encoding DUF885 domain-containing protein: MRPHLLAFALVAALAGCQPADAPTNGSTPAANQQAGDAAVDAAFADLSKRALDTWMQLSPVSATQIGDHRYDSEIDDLSAAGQQKTLAAYKALLGELDKIEVAKLGRENQVDAAILRNQLQSEIWNAEVMQSGKWDPQLYNGVAGSAIYGLMAREFAPLPERLKSATARMEKLPAIFAQARENLDPARVPKIHAETVAKQNKGILSIVDTFITPHIGELPQADQQRLQAAIDGLKKAVDEQQTWLDKTLVPNAKGDFRIGAEKYDQKLKFALNSSLSRQEIGERARAELKRVREDMYGIAQTVLKDKPGAPEMPAQPTDEQQQKAIEAALELAYADKPARDKVVDDAKAALEQSTAFVREHDLMTLPDAPVDIILMPEFQRGVAVAYCDSPGPLDKNLKTFYAVSPIPDDWNDKQVDSFLREYNSRMIHLLSIHEGTPGHYLEGWHSAKFPSTLRAVLRSGLFAEGWAVYTERMMQEQGYLNNDPLFHLVQLKFYLRTISNAILDQGVHVDNWDREKAMHLMTHDAFQQESEASGKWVRAQLTSAQLPTYFVGAQEHFDTRKAMQDKLGDKFNLKAYHDQMLSYGAPPVRFARQLMLDQPIE, translated from the coding sequence ATGCGCCCGCATCTTCTTGCCTTCGCCCTGGTCGCCGCCCTTGCCGGTTGCCAGCCGGCCGACGCCCCGACCAACGGTTCCACCCCGGCCGCCAACCAGCAGGCCGGTGACGCGGCTGTTGATGCCGCCTTCGCCGACCTGTCCAAGCGCGCCCTGGACACCTGGATGCAGCTCTCGCCGGTCAGCGCCACCCAGATCGGTGACCACCGCTATGACAGCGAGATCGACGACCTGAGCGCCGCCGGCCAGCAGAAGACCCTGGCCGCCTACAAGGCGCTGCTGGGCGAGCTGGACAAGATCGAGGTGGCCAAGCTGGGCCGCGAAAACCAGGTGGACGCGGCGATCCTGCGCAACCAGCTGCAGTCCGAGATCTGGAATGCCGAGGTCATGCAGTCCGGCAAGTGGGACCCGCAGCTGTACAACGGCGTGGCCGGCAGCGCGATCTACGGCCTGATGGCCCGCGAGTTCGCGCCGCTGCCGGAGCGCCTGAAGTCGGCCACCGCGCGTATGGAAAAGCTGCCGGCGATCTTCGCCCAGGCACGCGAGAACCTGGATCCGGCCCGCGTGCCGAAGATCCACGCCGAGACGGTGGCCAAGCAGAACAAGGGCATCCTCAGCATCGTCGATACCTTCATCACCCCGCACATCGGTGAACTGCCGCAGGCCGACCAGCAGCGCCTGCAGGCCGCCATCGATGGCCTGAAGAAGGCCGTGGACGAGCAGCAGACCTGGCTGGACAAGACCCTGGTGCCGAACGCCAAGGGCGACTTCCGCATCGGTGCGGAAAAGTACGACCAGAAGCTGAAGTTCGCGCTGAACTCGTCGCTGTCGCGCCAGGAGATCGGCGAGCGAGCACGCGCCGAACTCAAGCGCGTGCGCGAAGACATGTACGGCATCGCGCAGACCGTGCTGAAGGACAAGCCGGGCGCACCGGAGATGCCGGCACAGCCGACCGACGAGCAGCAGCAGAAGGCGATCGAGGCCGCGCTGGAGCTGGCCTACGCCGACAAGCCGGCGCGCGACAAGGTGGTCGACGATGCCAAGGCCGCACTGGAGCAGTCCACCGCATTCGTGCGCGAGCACGATCTGATGACCCTGCCCGACGCGCCGGTGGACATCATCCTGATGCCGGAATTCCAGCGTGGCGTGGCCGTGGCCTACTGCGATTCGCCGGGCCCGCTGGACAAGAACCTGAAGACCTTCTACGCCGTGTCGCCGATTCCGGACGACTGGAACGACAAGCAGGTCGACTCGTTCCTGCGTGAGTACAACTCGCGCATGATCCACCTGCTGAGCATCCACGAAGGCACCCCGGGCCACTACCTGGAAGGCTGGCATTCGGCCAAGTTCCCCTCCACCCTGCGTGCCGTGCTGCGTTCGGGCCTGTTCGCCGAAGGCTGGGCGGTCTACACCGAGCGCATGATGCAGGAGCAGGGTTACCTCAACAACGACCCGCTGTTCCACCTGGTGCAGCTGAAGTTCTACCTGCGCACGATCTCCAACGCGATCCTCGACCAGGGCGTGCACGTGGACAACTGGGATCGCGAAAAGGCGATGCACCTGATGACCCACGATGCCTTCCAGCAGGAAAGCGAAGCCTCGGGCAAGTGGGTGCGCGCGCAGCTGACCTCGGCACAGCTGCCGACCTACTTCGTCGGTGCGCAGGAACACTTCGACACCCGCAAGGCGATGCAGGACAAGCTGGGCGACAAGTTCAACCTCAAGGCCTATCACGACCAGATGCTGTCCTACGGCGCGCCGCCGGTGCGTTTCGCACGCCAGCTGATGCTGGACCAGCCGATCGAGTGA
- a CDS encoding GFA family protein, producing MEYQGSCHCGRIAFTVQAEAPISDVIDCNCSMCRRRGSLLWFAPREAFQLSTNPADVATYHFNKAHIDHHHCRECGVAPYSEAVDPRTGTPMVAVNVRCVPQVDLATLAVMSYDGAAL from the coding sequence ATGGAATACCAGGGAAGCTGCCATTGCGGCAGGATCGCATTCACCGTACAGGCCGAGGCGCCGATCAGCGACGTCATCGACTGCAACTGCTCGATGTGCCGTCGCCGCGGCAGCCTGCTGTGGTTTGCCCCGCGCGAGGCGTTCCAGCTGAGCACCAATCCCGCGGACGTGGCCACCTACCACTTCAACAAAGCTCACATCGATCATCACCACTGCCGCGAGTGCGGCGTTGCCCCCTACAGCGAAGCGGTGGACCCGCGCACCGGTACGCCGATGGTGGCGGTGAACGTGCGCTGCGTACCGCAGGTGGATCTGGCCACGTTGGCGGTGATGTCCTACGACGGAGCGGCACTGTGA
- a CDS encoding DUF4349 domain-containing protein: protein MPVLLLALAACAKNGERAQEAGAAAADAAVASPEGAFLAYEHDVQIQLEAAQIAPRIQQVAQACQSAKFGDCAVLQVDQRSGEQPSGEVKVRIAPKGTEPLIALAGEGGTLQSRNTRAEDLAQEVADTALTKARLEKEHARLLSYQDRKDLKIEDLMAITTRLSEIEAGVEQANKDSAQQRRRIDTQLVTMHFDTTSGQRSRSEIGEALSESGSILSTSVAFLIRAAAALLPVAVLALIAAWGVRAWWRRRRRRLPPSL from the coding sequence ATGCCGGTGCTGCTGCTGGCACTGGCGGCCTGTGCCAAGAACGGCGAGAGGGCGCAGGAGGCGGGTGCCGCCGCTGCCGATGCTGCTGTCGCTTCGCCGGAAGGTGCGTTCCTGGCCTACGAGCATGACGTGCAGATCCAGCTGGAAGCGGCGCAGATTGCACCGCGCATCCAGCAGGTGGCGCAGGCCTGCCAGAGTGCGAAGTTCGGTGATTGCGCGGTGCTGCAGGTCGACCAGCGCAGTGGCGAGCAGCCCAGCGGTGAGGTCAAGGTACGCATCGCGCCGAAGGGCACCGAGCCGTTGATCGCTCTGGCCGGTGAGGGGGGCACGCTGCAGTCGCGCAATACCCGCGCCGAGGACCTGGCGCAGGAGGTAGCAGACACCGCACTGACCAAGGCGCGGCTGGAGAAGGAACACGCGCGGCTGCTGTCCTACCAGGACCGCAAGGACCTGAAGATCGAGGACCTGATGGCGATCACCACGCGCCTGTCGGAGATCGAAGCGGGCGTCGAACAGGCCAACAAGGATTCGGCGCAGCAACGCCGGCGCATCGATACCCAGCTGGTCACGATGCACTTCGATACCACCTCGGGCCAGCGCAGCCGCAGCGAGATTGGCGAGGCGCTGAGCGAATCGGGCAGCATCCTCAGTACCAGCGTTGCGTTCCTGATCCGCGCCGCGGCCGCGCTGCTGCCGGTGGCGGTGCTGGCCCTGATCGCGGCCTGGGGTGTGCGGGCGTGGTGGCGTCGCCGCCGCCGCAGGCTGCCGCCCAGCCTCTGA
- a CDS encoding LysR substrate-binding domain-containing protein, translated as MQLRPSLLPALAVFAVAARHQNFAQAAQELHLTASAVSHHVRRLEEVLETRLFLRHARGVRLTAEGRQLADAASAAFSDVAAVAHHLQPDADSVPLRITTLRSLSYCWLLPRLPRFTQAHPHIRIELHTGSGLDRYDDNGPEVGIRYGLGQWPGLRAQHLMDDYLFPVASPALAGVETLVDPARIADLPLLTDLSPQGWRDWFRHAGVRPPSPLPPMHTFADSTDAMRAAVYGMGAVLARTHIAQPYLQRYEVVRLPGPALKARYAYHVVHAEGQPPSHAARLFIDWLLEQAQDERTPIPALPESLLGRPATRA; from the coding sequence ATGCAGCTACGCCCTTCCCTGCTCCCCGCACTGGCCGTGTTCGCGGTCGCCGCGCGCCACCAGAACTTCGCCCAGGCCGCCCAGGAGCTGCACCTGACCGCCAGCGCGGTCAGCCACCATGTGCGCCGGCTGGAGGAGGTGCTGGAAACCCGGCTGTTCCTGCGCCACGCCCGCGGCGTGCGCCTGACTGCCGAGGGCCGGCAGCTGGCCGACGCCGCCAGCGCCGCCTTCTCCGATGTCGCGGCCGTCGCCCATCACCTGCAGCCGGATGCCGACAGCGTGCCGCTGCGGATCACCACGCTGCGCTCGCTGTCCTACTGCTGGCTGCTGCCACGGCTGCCACGCTTCACCCAGGCCCATCCGCACATCCGCATCGAACTGCACACGGGCAGCGGTCTGGATCGCTACGACGACAACGGCCCGGAAGTCGGCATCCGCTATGGCCTGGGCCAGTGGCCGGGCCTGCGTGCACAGCACCTGATGGATGACTACCTGTTCCCGGTGGCCTCGCCGGCGCTGGCCGGGGTTGAAACGCTGGTCGATCCGGCGCGCATCGCCGACCTGCCGCTGCTGACCGATCTGTCGCCGCAGGGCTGGCGTGACTGGTTCCGCCATGCCGGCGTGCGCCCACCCTCGCCACTGCCGCCGATGCACACCTTCGCCGACAGTACCGATGCGATGCGTGCCGCGGTGTACGGCATGGGCGCGGTGCTGGCACGTACCCACATCGCGCAGCCCTACCTGCAGCGCTACGAAGTGGTACGCCTGCCCGGCCCGGCACTGAAAGCGCGCTATGCGTATCACGTGGTGCACGCCGAAGGGCAACCGCCGAGCCACGCCGCGCGCCTGTTCATTGACTGGTTGCTGGAGCAGGCGCAGGACGAACGCACGCCGATTCCCGCGTTGCCGGAAAGCCTGCTCGGGCGCCCGGCCACACGCGCCTGA
- a CDS encoding DMT family transporter → MNAVPQAAERDWRTPLELTLLGAIWGCSFLFMRVAVPSFGPFALVEVRLVLGALVLLPFLWRARAQFPPRRWLWLAPIGLINSALPFVLFAYAAEQAPAAIGAICNAMTVLFAALIAFLFFGEKIGMRRAGALLVGFAGVVVLATAKVSGLSIGTAVLAGAAASLLYGLGVNLVKRHMTGLPSAAAAAATLSCASLWMLPMAVSHWPQAAIPAKAWGAAIALGVACTGLAFLMFYRLIGRIGPSRASTVTYLIPLFGAAFAWLFLGEPVTLQMLIAGALILGSVAVSQKG, encoded by the coding sequence ATGAATGCGGTCCCACAGGCGGCCGAGCGCGACTGGCGCACGCCGCTGGAATTGACCCTGCTGGGCGCCATCTGGGGCTGCTCGTTCCTGTTCATGCGGGTGGCGGTGCCGTCGTTCGGCCCGTTCGCGCTGGTCGAGGTGCGGCTGGTGCTGGGCGCGCTGGTGCTGCTGCCGTTCCTGTGGCGCGCCCGCGCGCAGTTCCCGCCGCGGCGCTGGCTGTGGCTGGCACCGATCGGCCTGATCAACTCGGCGCTGCCGTTCGTGCTGTTCGCCTATGCCGCCGAACAGGCACCGGCCGCGATCGGTGCGATCTGCAATGCGATGACCGTGCTGTTCGCCGCGCTGATCGCCTTCCTGTTCTTCGGCGAGAAGATCGGCATGCGCCGTGCGGGCGCGCTGCTGGTCGGCTTCGCCGGCGTGGTGGTGCTGGCCACTGCCAAGGTCTCCGGCCTGAGCATCGGCACCGCGGTGCTGGCCGGTGCGGCGGCTTCGTTGCTGTACGGCCTGGGCGTGAACCTGGTGAAGCGGCACATGACCGGCCTGCCGTCGGCGGCCGCGGCGGCGGCAACGCTGTCGTGTGCCTCGCTGTGGATGCTGCCGATGGCGGTCAGCCATTGGCCGCAGGCGGCGATTCCGGCCAAGGCCTGGGGCGCAGCGATCGCGCTTGGCGTGGCCTGCACCGGGCTGGCGTTCCTGATGTTCTATCGTTTGATCGGCCGTATCGGCCCGTCGCGTGCGTCGACCGTGACCTATCTGATTCCGCTGTTCGGCGCTGCGTTCGCGTGGTTGTTCCTGGGTGAGCCGGTGACGCTGCAGATGCTGATTGCGGGTGCGTTGATTCTGGGTAGCGTGGCGGTGAGTCAGAAGGGTTGA